In the Arachis ipaensis cultivar K30076 chromosome B10, Araip1.1, whole genome shotgun sequence genome, one interval contains:
- the LOC107622744 gene encoding myb-like protein I, which produces MRRRSSKKNEERMELDKLSSRNLEDPPISGAYIRSLVKQLNTSTTTTNESMNSKGQDCFVARKHGKAHQSTQQQPQQQHKKQVRRRLHTSRPYQERLLNMAEARKEIVTALKFHRAAMKQARERQQQQQQQQQQPPPLQVQEQHQQSFEQDGRFKGRRNPRIYPSCRANFPNKMEDFSCSYLSQPLPPPSTLAPNSYTWANAPSLITQPPQTLLAENPNFVLPSQTLGLNLNFHDFNNLDATLHLNNSSLSSYSSPTSSSPPLSVVTDQEAHSVGMSQGQGDGSSSLVDTIQSGATTRTSGSGDLHTAMDDEGMAEIRSLGEQYQMEWSDTMNLVKSACWFKYLRNIEHEVPGVKIGDGSYHFFDEVVEFPAWLNANGSCLEKCSDDYFQDSALPCMDIGDIESMDGDWLA; this is translated from the exons ATGAGACGTAGATCCTCCaaaaagaatgaagaaagaatgGAATTAGATAAGCTTAGCAGTAGGAACCTTGAAGATCCACCTATCTCTGGTGCTTACATCCGGAGCCTAGTGAAACAACTAAacacatcaacaacaacaacaaatgaATCCATGAACTCAAAAGGCCAAGATTGTTTTGTTGCAAGAAAACATGGAAAGGCACATCAATCCACACAACAACAACCACAACAGCAGCATAAGAAACAAGTTAGGAGGAGACTTCACACTAGCAGGCCTTATCAAGAGAGGCTTCTGAATATGGCTGAGGCTAGGAAGGAGATTGTAACAGCCTTGAAATTTCACAGGGCTGCTATGAAGCAAGCCAGGGAAAGAcagcaacaacagcaacaacagcagcagcagccGCCGCCACTGCAAGTGCAAGAACAGCATCAgcaaagttttgaacaagatggaAGATTCAAGGGTAGGAGAAACCCCAGAATTTATCCATCATGCAGAGCCAATTTTCCAAATAAAATGGAGGATTTTTCATGTTCATACTTATCTCAACCTCTTCCTCCTCCATCTACCTTGGCTCCAAACTCTTACACCTGGGCTAATGCTCCTTCCTTAATTACTCAACCGCCACAAACCCTTTTGGCTGAAAACCCCAATTTTGTACTTCCTAGTCAGACTCTTGGATTGAACCTCAATTTCCATGATTTCAACAACTTAGATGCTACCCTTCACCTTAACAACTCTTCATTATCCTCATACTCATCTCCAACCtcctcttctcctcctctttctgTTGTGACTGATCAGGAAGCTCATTCAGTTGGAATGTCACAGGGCCAGGGAGATGGATCTTCTTCACTGGTGGATACAATTCAATCCGGTGCCACGACCCGGACTAGTGGAAGTGGAGATCTTCATACAGCCATGGATGACGAGGGCATGGCAGAGATCAGATCCTTAGGTGAGCAATATCAAATGGAATGGAGTGATACCATGAACTTGGTCAAATCAGCATGTTGGTTCAAGTACTTGAGAAACATAGAACATGAGGTACCTGGAGTCAAGATTGGAGATGGTTCATACCATTTTTTTGATGAAGTTGTTGAGTTTCCAGCTTGGTTGAATGCAAATGGGAGCTGCTTAGAGAAGTGCTCTGATGACTACTTCCAAGATTCTGCCTTACCTTG CATGGACATTGGAGATATTGAAAGCATGGATGGAGATTGGTTAGCATGA
- the LOC107620903 gene encoding uncharacterized protein LOC107620903 gives MARHLSHLRWKKVYDRVIHCLLFLFVLVVDVLHRMFGEAIRNGRISPLLVGRDHIELSHLQFANDTILFCPPEEETIKNYRRILWCFELMAELSINFDKSILILINCDDQWVQRMCRVLGYKVASLPVKYLGISLGTNPRLVKTWKLIIEKVEEKLRIWKAKVLNKADKFVLIKFVLNNLPVYYLSLYKMPKAVMERLISLQRRFI, from the coding sequence ATGGCTCGCCATCTAAGCCATTTAAGATGGAAAAAGGTCTACGACAGGGTGATCCACTGTCTCCTTTTTCTGTTTGTACTTGTCGTTGATGTTCTACATAGGATGTTTGGGGAGGCGATAAGAAATGGGCGCATCTCGCCGTTATTGGTGGGTAGAGATCACATTGAGTTGTCACATCTTCAGTTTGCGAACGATACTATTCTGTTCTGCCCGCCTGAGGAAGAGACCATTAAGAATTACAGGAGGATCCTTTGGTGTTTTGAGTTAATGGCGGAACtgagtattaattttgataaatctaTCTTGATTCTTATTAATTGTGATGATCAGTGGGTACAGCGTATGTGTAGAGTGCTAGGCTATAAGGTAGCCTCTCTTCCAGTGAAATACTTGGGGATCTCGCTAGGTACAAACCCGAGGCTGGTGAAGACTTGGAAGCTCATTATAGAAAAAGTGGAGGAGAAGCTGAGGATATGGAAAGCCAAGGTCCTCAATAAAGCCGATAAGTTTGTACTCATTAAATTTGTATTGAACAACCTCCCTGTCTATtatttgagtttatataaaatgCCAAAGGCTGTTATGGAGAGATTGATTTCCTTACAGAGAAGATTTATATAG